One window from the genome of Lysobacter helvus encodes:
- a CDS encoding AAA family ATPase translates to MSFRISIPTTNAPLELNIELGTSTTFVGANGSGKSRLAVHLETVVQDRSHRISAHRALGLNPNVPKISEANAKRGLKFGRPDESSQFGHRRLNRWHQKEAVALLNDFDFLLQVLFAEQSRTALETHQKVRQGPLDSAAPTKFEKLQDIWHHLLPHRELIISGDDVRVRAPGTEVLYSASEMSDGERAIFYLTGQVLVAEQGALLVVDEPELHVHPSIMNKLWDQLENARPDCAFAFITHDLEFAAARVGQKFIIREYSAGPRWKLEAMPVDAGFPEEITTLLLGSRRPILFVEGDGGSLDQSVYRCVYPEWTVVPMGSCQDVIRAVATMRTNAAFTRLRCAGIVDADDYDVTEIERLTELGVSVLPVSELENVFLLPNISREIARAEHLDDTEIEARLGELRTELLTIAAQPESIDAVVRRHTVRRIDRLVKRIDVSRERSIDQIDSEFRAQAHALNIHGLAEDRRRGINAAIAAQDLPALLALLDNKGLIARAASRLRSTRLDSFESWLARILLNDRAPALVAALRAALPRLSSA, encoded by the coding sequence ATGTCATTTCGAATCTCAATTCCCACCACTAACGCCCCATTGGAGCTCAACATAGAGCTTGGCACGTCAACCACGTTCGTCGGAGCCAACGGAAGCGGGAAGTCAAGGCTTGCTGTACATCTCGAAACAGTAGTTCAGGATCGCAGTCATCGCATTTCGGCACACCGGGCACTTGGCCTTAATCCAAATGTTCCAAAAATCAGCGAAGCGAATGCTAAGCGAGGATTAAAGTTTGGGCGCCCTGACGAGAGTTCTCAGTTCGGACACCGGCGACTAAATCGATGGCATCAAAAAGAAGCCGTCGCTCTCCTGAACGATTTTGATTTCCTGCTGCAGGTTCTGTTTGCAGAGCAATCTCGTACGGCACTTGAGACACATCAAAAAGTTCGCCAAGGCCCGCTGGATTCAGCGGCTCCAACAAAGTTCGAGAAGCTGCAGGACATTTGGCATCACCTGTTACCTCATCGCGAACTCATCATAAGTGGAGATGATGTGCGCGTCCGCGCGCCTGGGACCGAAGTTCTGTACAGCGCGTCTGAGATGAGCGACGGCGAACGGGCAATTTTCTATCTAACAGGCCAGGTGCTGGTCGCTGAGCAGGGGGCACTGCTTGTGGTGGATGAGCCGGAGCTTCACGTCCATCCTTCAATCATGAACAAGCTTTGGGATCAGTTGGAGAATGCGCGACCGGACTGTGCATTTGCATTTATCACCCACGACCTAGAGTTTGCGGCGGCGCGGGTCGGGCAAAAGTTCATCATTCGCGAATACAGTGCCGGCCCGCGTTGGAAGCTGGAAGCAATGCCAGTCGACGCGGGATTTCCAGAAGAGATCACAACGTTGCTGCTGGGTAGCCGTCGGCCGATTCTGTTCGTCGAAGGCGACGGTGGGAGTCTGGATCAGTCGGTGTATCGATGCGTATACCCCGAGTGGACCGTAGTCCCAATGGGTTCGTGCCAAGACGTTATTCGTGCGGTAGCAACCATGCGAACCAATGCCGCGTTTACTCGACTTCGATGTGCAGGGATCGTTGATGCCGACGACTATGATGTGACCGAAATTGAACGTTTGACGGAACTGGGCGTTTCAGTTTTGCCGGTTTCGGAATTGGAGAATGTGTTTCTCCTTCCCAATATTTCAAGAGAGATTGCGCGAGCGGAACATCTAGACGACACCGAGATCGAGGCGCGGCTAGGTGAACTACGCACCGAACTCCTAACCATCGCTGCGCAGCCTGAGTCGATTGATGCTGTGGTCCGTCGTCACACGGTTCGACGAATTGATCGCTTGGTAAAGCGAATAGACGTTAGCCGAGAACGCTCAATTGACCAGATTGATTCGGAGTTTCGCGCGCAAGCGCACGCCCTGAACATTCATGGGCTTGCTGAAGATCGAAGGAGGGGAATTAACGCAGCAATTGCTGCACAAGATCTGCCTGCACTTCTTGCGCTTTTAGACAACAAAGGACTGATTGCCCGCGCCGCGAGCCGGTTGCGCAGTACCAGGCTTGATTCGTTTGAGTCATGGCTTGCTCGTATTCTTCTCAACGACCGCGCGCCGGCCCTTGTTGCAGCATTACGCGCCGCTTTGCCCCGGCTATCGTCTGCATAG
- the rlmB gene encoding 23S rRNA (guanosine(2251)-2'-O)-methyltransferase RlmB, which produces MTKQQSPWIAGINAVASAVEHDAENVREVLLEAGAKNPRITEIETQARRVGIEVRRVAQNALDGVAGGLRHQGAVARYAAAKTWDENELEGLVEAAAGKALVLVLDGVQDPHNLGACLRSAAAAAVTAVVIPKDKAVQVNATVRKTSAGAADNIPVVRVTNLSRCLRDLQQQGVWIYGLAGDAEASLYGIDLKGNVALVLGGEADGLRRLTRENCDQLVRIPMPGEFESLNVSVATGVALFEAVRQRLA; this is translated from the coding sequence ATGACCAAGCAACAATCCCCCTGGATCGCCGGCATCAATGCCGTGGCGTCCGCCGTTGAACACGACGCCGAGAACGTCCGCGAGGTGCTCCTCGAGGCCGGCGCCAAGAATCCCCGGATTACCGAGATCGAGACCCAGGCGCGGCGCGTGGGGATCGAGGTGCGGCGCGTAGCGCAGAACGCGCTCGATGGGGTGGCCGGGGGGCTGCGCCACCAGGGGGCGGTCGCGCGGTATGCGGCGGCCAAGACCTGGGACGAGAACGAGCTGGAGGGGCTGGTCGAGGCGGCGGCGGGCAAGGCGCTCGTGCTCGTCCTCGACGGGGTGCAGGATCCGCACAACCTCGGGGCGTGCCTGCGCAGTGCGGCGGCCGCGGCGGTGACGGCGGTGGTGATTCCGAAGGACAAGGCGGTGCAAGTCAACGCGACCGTGCGCAAGACATCGGCCGGTGCGGCGGACAACATTCCCGTCGTGCGCGTGACCAACCTGTCGCGGTGCCTGCGCGACCTGCAGCAGCAGGGCGTGTGGATCTACGGGCTGGCAGGCGATGCCGAGGCGTCGCTGTATGGGATCGATCTGAAGGGCAACGTCGCGCTGGTGCTCGGCGGCGAGGCCGATGGGCTGCGCCGCCTCACGCGCGAGAACTGCGACCAACTGGTGCGCATTCCGATGCCCGGTGAATTCGAAAGCCTCAATGTCTCGGTGGCGACGGGCGTGGCCCTGTTCGAAGCCGTGCGGCAGCGCCTCGCATGA
- a CDS encoding CBU_0592 family membrane protein — translation MSLHWYDFVGFAGTLAILVAFFLLQAGKMDGNGRAYQLVNMFGAAAILVTLLGSFNVAVFVLESAWVLVSGYGLWRGRKARPG, via the coding sequence ATGAGCCTGCACTGGTACGACTTCGTGGGATTCGCGGGGACGCTGGCGATCCTGGTGGCGTTCTTCCTGCTGCAGGCGGGGAAGATGGATGGCAACGGGCGCGCGTACCAGCTGGTGAACATGTTTGGCGCGGCGGCGATCCTGGTCACGTTGCTGGGGAGTTTCAACGTGGCGGTGTTCGTGCTTGAAAGCGCATGGGTGCTGGTGAGTGGGTATGGATTGTGGCGGGGGCGAAAGGCGCGACCGGGCTGA
- the rnt gene encoding ribonuclease T gives MADRFRGYLPVIVDVETGGFDWQKHALLEMAAIPIDLDDQGRYIPGEVSSAHFHPAPGLEIDPKSLEITGIRLDHPFRFAKEEKEGLDHVFAAVRAAVKKHHCQRAILVGHNAHFDLNFLNAAVARVQHKRNPFHPFSVFDTVSLGGVAFGQTVLARAVQAAGIEWNGEEAHSAVYDAEKTAALFCAVANRWSEIAPPG, from the coding sequence ATGGCCGACCGCTTCCGCGGCTACCTCCCCGTCATCGTCGACGTGGAAACCGGCGGCTTCGACTGGCAGAAGCACGCGCTGCTGGAAATGGCCGCGATCCCGATCGACCTCGACGACCAGGGCCGGTACATCCCCGGCGAAGTCAGCAGCGCGCACTTCCATCCCGCGCCCGGCCTCGAAATCGACCCCAAGTCCCTCGAGATCACCGGCATCCGCCTGGACCACCCCTTCCGTTTCGCGAAGGAAGAAAAGGAAGGCCTGGACCACGTGTTCGCTGCCGTGCGCGCCGCGGTCAAGAAACACCACTGCCAGCGCGCGATCCTCGTCGGCCACAACGCGCATTTCGATTTGAATTTCCTCAACGCCGCCGTCGCACGCGTGCAGCACAAGCGCAACCCGTTCCACCCCTTCAGCGTGTTCGACACGGTATCGCTGGGTGGCGTGGCGTTCGGGCAAACCGTGCTGGCGCGTGCGGTGCAGGCGGCGGGCATCGAGTGGAACGGCGAGGAAGCGCATTCCGCGGTGTACGACGCGGAGAAGACGGCGGCGTTGTTTTGTGCGGTGGCGAATCGGTGGTCCGAGATCGCGCCGCCTGGCTAA
- the phoU gene encoding phosphate signaling complex protein PhoU — protein MNQMHDHIVKSYDDEQRRLLEEILRMGHMAAAQLDAALDVVERRDDKAAERIVANDEAIDAIERAIDHDVMRLALRGPMARDLRIILAALKVSADIERIGDYAANVAKRSTALNLSPPLPHTRGLDALGRLAAQQVRDVLDAYRDLDADAAQRVRNRDAELDTLYTGLFRELLTYMMEDARAITPCTHLLFMAKNLERIGDHATNIAENVWFLVHGEEQLPPREKRDATNSA, from the coding sequence ATGAATCAGATGCACGACCATATCGTGAAGAGTTACGACGACGAACAGCGCCGCCTGCTCGAGGAAATCCTGCGCATGGGCCACATGGCCGCCGCGCAGCTGGATGCCGCGCTGGACGTGGTGGAACGCCGCGACGACAAGGCCGCCGAACGCATCGTCGCCAACGACGAAGCCATCGACGCCATCGAACGCGCGATCGACCACGACGTGATGCGCCTGGCGTTGCGCGGCCCGATGGCCCGCGACCTGCGCATCATCCTGGCCGCGCTGAAGGTGAGCGCCGACATCGAACGCATCGGCGACTACGCCGCCAACGTCGCCAAGCGTTCGACCGCCCTGAACCTCTCGCCCCCGCTGCCGCATACGCGTGGCCTGGATGCGCTGGGCCGCCTGGCCGCGCAGCAGGTGCGCGACGTGCTGGACGCGTACCGCGACCTGGACGCCGACGCCGCCCAGCGCGTGCGCAACCGCGACGCCGAACTGGACACGCTCTACACCGGCCTGTTCCGCGAACTGCTGACCTACATGATGGAAGACGCGCGCGCGATCACCCCGTGCACGCACCTGCTGTTCATGGCGAAGAACCTGGAACGCATCGGCGACCACGCGACCAACATCGCGGAGAACGTGTGGTTCCTCGTGCACGGCGAAGAGCAGCTGCCGCCGCGCGAAAAGCGCGACGCCACCAACAGCGCCTGA
- the pstB gene encoding phosphate ABC transporter ATP-binding protein PstB: MMTRLETVQAPMKLAARGLNFHYGDFHAVRNINMDIPEKRVTALIGPSGCGKSTLLRIFNRIYALYPKQVASGQVLLDGEDVLDPKYPLNRLRSKVGMVFQKPVPFPMTIYENVAYGIRHHERLSKAEMDARVEEALRQAALWDEVKDKMKQSALGLSGGQQQRLCIARAVALRPDVLLLDEPTSALDPISTSRIEQLVEDLKQTYTIMIVTHNMQQAARVSDYTAFMYLGDMVEHGETATIFSNPSKQQTEDYITGRFG; the protein is encoded by the coding sequence ATGATGACCCGACTCGAAACCGTGCAGGCCCCCATGAAACTCGCCGCCCGCGGGCTCAACTTCCACTACGGCGATTTCCACGCCGTGCGCAACATCAACATGGACATCCCGGAGAAGCGCGTCACCGCGCTGATCGGCCCCTCGGGCTGCGGGAAGTCCACGCTGCTGCGCATCTTCAACCGCATCTACGCGCTGTACCCGAAGCAAGTGGCCAGCGGCCAGGTGCTGCTGGACGGCGAGGACGTACTGGATCCGAAGTACCCGCTCAACCGCCTGCGCAGCAAGGTGGGCATGGTGTTCCAGAAGCCGGTGCCCTTCCCGATGACGATCTACGAGAACGTCGCCTACGGCATCCGCCACCACGAACGCCTGTCGAAGGCCGAGATGGACGCGCGCGTGGAAGAAGCGCTGCGCCAGGCCGCGTTGTGGGACGAGGTGAAGGACAAGATGAAGCAGAGCGCGCTGGGCCTGTCCGGCGGACAGCAGCAGCGCCTGTGCATCGCGCGCGCCGTGGCCCTGCGCCCCGACGTGCTGCTGCTGGACGAACCGACCTCCGCGCTCGATCCCATTTCCACCAGCCGCATCGAGCAGCTGGTGGAAGACCTCAAGCAGACGTACACGATCATGATTGTGACGCACAACATGCAGCAGGCCGCGCGCGTGTCGGACTACACCGCCTTCATGTACCTGGGCGACATGGTCGAGCACGGCGAGACGGCGACGATCTTTTCCAATCCCTCGAAGCAGCAGACCGAGGACTACATTACGGGGCGGTTTGGGTGA
- the pstA gene encoding phosphate ABC transporter permease PstA: MMAASMTTLYRVRRFKNGVAQVLATAATLFGLFWLAWIVWTTLRMGLASLDITLFTQMTPPPGEKGGLLNAIFGSVVMSLLGVLFGAPIGVLAGTYLAEYGGTRWSSRLAETIRFVNDILLSAPSIVLGLFVYTLVVAPMGHFSALAGAIALAFIVLPVVVRTTDEMLRLVPAQMREAALSLGVPQWKVTVQVLYRASLPGIVTGILLALARITGETAPLLFTALNNQYWTTDLSQPMANVPVVIFQYAMSPFEQWHTLAWAGAFVLTAFVLLVAIIARAVVSRSRIVHE, translated from the coding sequence CTGATGGCCGCGTCGATGACCACGCTGTATCGCGTGCGCCGCTTCAAGAACGGCGTGGCGCAGGTGCTGGCCACGGCGGCCACACTCTTCGGCCTGTTCTGGCTGGCGTGGATCGTGTGGACTACTCTGCGCATGGGCCTGGCGTCGCTGGACATCACGCTGTTCACGCAGATGACCCCGCCGCCCGGCGAAAAGGGCGGCCTGCTCAACGCGATCTTCGGCAGCGTGGTGATGAGCCTGCTGGGCGTGCTGTTCGGTGCACCGATCGGCGTGCTGGCCGGCACGTACCTCGCCGAATACGGCGGCACGCGCTGGAGTTCGCGCCTGGCCGAGACCATCCGCTTCGTCAACGACATCCTGTTGTCCGCACCGTCGATCGTGCTGGGCCTGTTCGTGTACACGCTGGTCGTCGCGCCGATGGGGCACTTCTCCGCGCTGGCCGGTGCGATCGCGCTGGCCTTCATCGTGCTGCCGGTCGTCGTGCGCACCACCGATGAAATGCTGCGCCTGGTGCCCGCGCAGATGCGCGAAGCCGCGCTGTCGCTCGGCGTGCCGCAGTGGAAGGTGACCGTGCAGGTGCTCTATCGCGCCTCGCTGCCGGGCATCGTCACCGGCATCCTGCTGGCGCTGGCACGCATCACCGGCGAAACCGCCCCGCTGCTCTTCACCGCGCTCAACAACCAGTACTGGACCACCGACCTGTCGCAGCCGATGGCGAACGTGCCGGTGGTGATCTTCCAGTACGCGATGAGCCCCTTCGAGCAGTGGCACACGCTCGCCTGGGCCGGCGCCTTCGTCCTCACCGCGTTCGTGCTGCTCGTGGCGATCATCGCCCGCGCGGTCGTGTCGCGCTCGCGCATCGTCCACGAATGA
- the pstC gene encoding phosphate ABC transporter permease subunit PstC yields MSAIPLDIEALDTRSSRDGRADRSFKWLVGIAGVFVLVSLVAAALSMLWGGRLAFETFGFKFLWTDAWDPVNQQFGALVPIYGTLVTAFIAMLIAVPVSFGIAMFLTEVAPKWLRGPVGAAIELLAGIPSIIYGMWGLFVLVPVLSEHVYPWVDEHMGTWPFVGRFFAGPPIGLGMGTAGLVLSVMVIPFIASVMREVFLTVPGRLKESAYALGSTRWEVVWDVVLPYTRSAVIGGIFLGLGRALGETMAVTFVLGNAHELTTSLLMPGNSIAATIANEFSEADSEMYRSSLIALGFVLFLVTFVVLTVARLMLRQLKKREGT; encoded by the coding sequence ATGAGTGCCATCCCCCTCGACATCGAGGCCCTCGACACCCGCAGCAGCCGCGACGGCCGCGCCGACCGCAGCTTCAAGTGGCTGGTGGGCATCGCCGGCGTGTTCGTGCTGGTGTCGCTGGTCGCCGCTGCGCTGTCGATGCTGTGGGGCGGCCGCCTCGCGTTCGAAACGTTCGGCTTCAAGTTCCTGTGGACCGATGCGTGGGATCCGGTCAACCAGCAGTTCGGCGCGCTGGTCCCGATCTACGGCACGCTGGTCACCGCCTTCATCGCCATGCTCATCGCCGTGCCGGTGAGCTTCGGCATCGCGATGTTCCTCACCGAAGTCGCGCCCAAGTGGCTGCGCGGCCCGGTGGGCGCCGCGATCGAACTGCTCGCCGGCATCCCCTCGATCATCTACGGCATGTGGGGCCTGTTCGTGCTCGTGCCGGTGCTGTCCGAACACGTGTATCCGTGGGTCGACGAACACATGGGCACCTGGCCCTTCGTCGGCCGCTTCTTCGCCGGCCCGCCGATCGGCCTGGGCATGGGCACCGCGGGCCTGGTGCTGTCGGTGATGGTCATTCCCTTCATCGCCTCGGTGATGCGCGAGGTGTTCCTCACCGTGCCGGGCCGCTTGAAGGAATCCGCGTACGCGCTGGGCTCCACGCGCTGGGAAGTGGTGTGGGACGTCGTGCTGCCCTACACGCGCTCGGCCGTGATCGGCGGCATCTTCCTCGGCCTGGGCCGCGCGCTCGGCGAAACGATGGCGGTGACCTTCGTGCTCGGCAACGCGCATGAACTCACCACGTCGCTGCTGATGCCCGGCAACTCCATCGCGGCCACGATCGCCAACGAGTTCTCCGAAGCCGATTCGGAAATGTATCGCTCCTCGCTGATCGCACTGGGCTTCGTGTTGTTCCTGGTGACCTTCGTCGTGCTGACCGTGGCGCGCCTGATGCTGCGCCAGCTGAAGAAGCGGGAGGGCACCTGA
- the pstS gene encoding phosphate ABC transporter substrate-binding protein PstS, with the protein MSRACHIANIALSSDGYGMRASTRGVAPVSKFQSLRTTTLTLALVLAGGFASAASAADVTGAGASFVYPIMSKWSSDYAAATSKKVNYQSIGSGGGIAQIKAGTVDFGSSDAPMKPEELAKFGLAQFPSVIGGVVPVVNVPGIQAGAMKLDGPLLADIFLGKVTMWNDPRIVELNSGLQLPAKKITVLHRADGSGTTFNFVNYLGKVSPEWKTKVGEGTAVKWPTGIGGKGNEGVAAYVKQIAGGIGYVEMSYALQNKMTYTRMKNAAGNFIVPSDDSFQAAAASADWKNAKDFYLVMTNAPGEKSWPITATNFILMYKQPKNAAGAKNAKDFFTWAYANGDAAAKNLDYVPLPDALVQQIEGYWAQNLKY; encoded by the coding sequence ATGTCACGCGCCTGTCATATCGCCAACATCGCACTGTCATCGGATGGTTATGGAATGCGCGCATCCACTCGAGGAGTTGCGCCCGTGTCCAAGTTCCAGTCGCTTCGCACCACCACGCTCACCCTGGCGCTCGTCCTGGCCGGTGGGTTCGCGTCTGCCGCCAGTGCCGCCGACGTCACCGGCGCGGGCGCTTCGTTCGTCTACCCGATCATGTCGAAGTGGTCCTCCGACTACGCCGCGGCCACCAGCAAGAAGGTGAACTACCAGTCCATCGGCTCCGGCGGCGGCATCGCGCAGATCAAGGCCGGCACCGTTGATTTCGGTTCGTCCGACGCGCCGATGAAGCCGGAAGAGCTCGCCAAATTCGGCCTCGCGCAGTTCCCGTCGGTGATCGGCGGCGTCGTGCCGGTCGTCAACGTCCCCGGCATCCAGGCCGGTGCGATGAAGCTCGACGGCCCGCTGCTGGCCGACATCTTCCTCGGCAAGGTCACGATGTGGAACGACCCGCGCATCGTCGAACTCAACAGCGGCCTGCAGCTGCCGGCGAAGAAGATCACCGTCCTGCACCGCGCCGACGGCTCGGGCACCACGTTCAACTTCGTCAACTACCTGGGCAAGGTCAGCCCGGAATGGAAGACCAAGGTGGGCGAAGGCACGGCCGTGAAGTGGCCGACCGGCATCGGCGGCAAAGGCAACGAAGGCGTGGCTGCTTACGTCAAGCAGATCGCCGGCGGCATCGGCTACGTCGAGATGTCCTACGCGCTGCAGAACAAGATGACCTACACGCGCATGAAGAACGCCGCCGGCAACTTCATCGTGCCGTCCGACGACAGCTTCCAGGCCGCCGCCGCCAGCGCCGACTGGAAGAACGCGAAGGACTTCTACCTGGTGATGACCAACGCCCCGGGCGAGAAGTCCTGGCCGATCACCGCGACCAATTTCATCCTGATGTACAAGCAGCCGAAGAACGCCGCCGGCGCCAAGAACGCCAAGGACTTCTTCACATGGGCGTACGCCAACGGCGACGCCGCCGCGAAGAACCTCGACTACGTGCCGCTGCCGGACGCCCTCGTCCAGCAGATCGAAGGCTACTGGGCACAGAACCTGAAGTACTGA